TTCATTACTTTAGCCATGCTCTTTGCTAAGTTCGTGTCATGCACCAACAACGTCCAGGCGGTTTTCGGTCTGTATCAGAGCTTTCATTTAATCCTTTCCTCCCTTAGTCCTCTCTTCCTGTATGTATTCaataaaaagggggaaaaaacttTTTGCCTCTGGGCCTGTGAAAAGGACGGATTTGCAGGATTTGGCGAGAGATGTCTTCAAATAACTGcaaatgttttagatttttgaatgtgtttcagttttgttgtctTACTCTTATTCTTGAACTTTATGAATATATTAAGCAGCCAAAAAAGCAGCATCTATTACCTTTATCTTGCATTTATGCattacactttgagtaggagctgctgtaaggaaaagtaattttcccttgggatcaataaagtaattctgattcatttgttgttgtaaCCTTGTTATGACTGTGTATTTATGTGGGTAGTCGATTATTTTATGATGCGATAACGCATCATAAAAAAAGCAGTGCAATgctcaaatgtattttatgtatcaCACAAGTTTTATaggacatttttaaataatgttgcaCATGTGACTTCCCATACATggactaaaatataaaacatgctGTACTGACCTAAAGCTCCCATTATAACAGTTCTACACAGTCATTaattatacatatttacattcGGTATTTATCTCACTGTTTGGTCGTTTTGATCTGCAGTGGGCAGAGTTGCGTACACAGAATAATAGTATCACAGAAAACTGATACACGCATGCAGTGAGTGTTGACCTCATCTGTTCATTAAAAAAGCCTGTAAAAACAAGACTACAGTCTTTTGAAGCAATTTTTCATCAGCATGTGCAAAACTCCCAGGTAACCAAGCCTAACGCTGTATGGTCTGGCATTGTGTGGAAAACTACCCATGCTGTGGCTGTGTGCAGTGTACCAGAACTCAATTTTGAGTGAGTGAGAAGAGGTTgaatttgtttggttttaccATAGATAGACACACCTTTTGCTCTTCTGGAATCCAATTAGTCAGAAATAAAGCAAAGttgcaacagcaaaaaaaaaaaaaaaaaaaaaaaaaaatttagaaaaaaaggaTTACCAGTGCACATTGCAAGCAACTTCTAACTCTTCTTGGCTCTGTTTTGTATGCAAGCACCTGAGCCTGAGACTGTATGTCACTTTGATTGGATCTAATCAGCAGGGTGGCCAAACTGTTACTATGAGACAGACATTATAATTGCCCTCTCCTTAAGCCTCCAGGCAGACAGATACTTTATGCTGAGCTCAGGGAGTGCTCCAAGCATTACTCACGGCTTCATGTCAAGATTTGTCCGACATCATAAATTTGCTGAGTCAGAACAAAGACAGATTCCACTTTTACAGTGGGATAGTCAAGTGAGCTTTAGCCCCTGAGCCCAGAGGGCACCGCTCTTTCTGTGAAGTTACAAAACCTCTCTGCCGCATAAAAAGCCCGACGTGGAACTTTAGCTCATTAAGTCAAATCAACAGGTCCACACTGAGAAATAAGGCGCTGCAAGTTCACTTATGTGCATTCGGTTCTCTCTAAAATTTTACTTAGAATTTCAGTTTTGAATTTGTGAtgcatcaaattaaaaattacTTGAAACCTCACACAGCGCGTTTGTCTGAGCCGATTAATCTGCTGAGCATGGTCAAACATAAAGCAAACATACAATGAGCACACAAAATTTTAATCTAGTAACTGTAGTCTGCAGCTTTGACTGCTTTGAGCTTTGACATATTTTAGCCGGGTTGTGATGGTTTAAACATCTGTTAAAAGAATCACTTTGCAGCTaacaaaaagagacacagtCCTCGAACTCAAACAGGGAATATAATCATCGTCGAGGCTGCTGCTACCCCACAAGTATTTACATCTGCATAGAGTAGTTAACGGTCACAGGATAGAAGATGACATAtgtttatcttttcatttctgtctgaaTCTTTAACCCGCTAGAACTTAGAAGAGAAATCAGTTCCAGCTCAGCTCCATTTACAGCAACTGGGCCAAAATTTCATGGTCCGCAGAGCGCTCCGGCAGTTTCTGTGCTGCCGCGTCGATCAACTGCAACTGTGTGGAAGGGAGCCACAGCGAGGTGAAGAGTAATTCTGCATTAAAAGCAGGACTTGTGAGCAAGACTGTGGCTTGATTCTCCCAGTTTCTCACTCAAGGTTTTCAGTGAGGTGAACCAAGCTGTGAAAGAGTAGACTCTCGCACGGTGGTCTGCAGGCCTATTTGTTTTGGACAATTTTCCAAAACGGCCTCAACAGATGTACAGCTCTGTTACCCTTGAAATTAAAAAGACTCAGCGCGGCTACAATGTTATTTGTGTCTTGTATCAGTTCCTTTACTGCCATGTCATTGTTTTTCCGACTATCAGGGGAATTTGTCGGTAACAAAGTTCAGCTGTGGTGAAGAAATGGTCACCTTCCTGTGGGAAAGTGCACTGACTCACAAAGGCTGTTGCCTGAACCACAGCACTCCGTGGAACTCCTCTTCCACACAGGGTCAGCCAGTAGACATGCACTAAGCTTACCAGACTTTGGATTCACTGGCGCCGGTGGAGAGAAGCACTGCAGACTGTGTTTATGAGTGATGACTATTTTGGTTGTCACTGTATGATTGGGAGAATAGTCTGCGTCTCGCTCTCACTAATTGTCCCGTCATGACACGAGCATTTAACGCGCAGCGTCCAAATGGCACAAGGCTGCGATATGAGAAACGATAATTTACAAGAAACCTCATGTCAAACTGCTCATTGTTTGCGGGGAAGTGATTATGAAACTGGTCGGTGGCTGCTCTGTTTCGGTTACAGCAGATAATAAAATGAGAAGGAGACTGTTGGGTTTTGTTTGTCACTCTTTCCATACATCATTATCAGGATACTCAACCAGGCTTTGGCAGTGATGATATCATCACATTTTGAGATGCACAGATCCAGTGGTAACATTATGAATTGTACATTTAAGCACCTTGTTGAGACTAATGGACTGTTTGCTGTTATTCCCAATAACCGTTCAGTATAAGTGTAGACTATATTTATTCTGAATTTTCTCAAAAAATCCACAACTCTGTGCGACTTAATTGCCAACGCATCAATGAATACAGAGGCAGAGCAGCAACTTTGGCGTTCTGTGAGATAAAATTACTGTTTTGGTCAACAGAGTCTGGTGCCTTTGAAGGGAGTGATGTAATGGGTTCTGTCCCCTTACAGACAAGCCTGTCTGGCCACAGTTTAGACCTGTGACAAAAGTATAGTACACATATGGAGGTTTTAGACGACTAAAATACACAGTGCTCCCGGTTGAAATGAGTACCTGTCTTTGAAGAAGAATGTCTCTCCTCTGATTTGTGCTACAGCATCAAAGATGACTGGCTCCCTGCAGATGTCCATTGGAGTGACAGGACCCTGGGTTGGAGGCAAGGGCTTGCCTGTTGCCGGACCTGTCAAAAGATTTACACTAGTATTTAACCTCTGAGAGGAGTTACCCAGCCATCTTCGTGTGAGGAAATCTTATTTTTGTGTTAGGCCTCATATTGCAAATCCTCTCACCATAGAGCTCCTGGATGCCTTTGATGTCATCGTTGGACAGTCTGAAATCTTTCGTGAAAGTGTAAACCGGGGCCATCAATGCTCCGGGGTCCTGAGAGTGCTCCAAACCAAGGGCATGGCCAAACTCATGGGCGGCCACCAGGAACAAACTGTAGCCTAGGAAGAAGTCAGTATAAATGAGTCCAGTAATACAGGTTTGTTGTACAACTAATTTCAGAAATTCAGACTGTATTTTCCTGCTTGGTGTGAATGAGCTTGAAGTTAGAGCCGGAAAACGTAACACGAGAACAAGAATTGTCCACAAAACTACAGGTCAGTGCCTTTATACCTTGGTCGGGACAGAAACCCCATTTGCGGTCATCATCGTAACTCTTGGTGGAAGCGCACCACATCTTGCCGTCGCTGCGTCCAGAGGAGGTGCAGGAATCATAGCTGTCTCCCAGAAAAGTGAAAGGGAAGACACAAGGGCTCCCTTCAGCATTTCCTCCCACTGTTGACATCGctggagacagaaacaaaagggCTTAACTGTGAAAGTGAAATGTGCAGTGAACGCACTTCACTTCGTTGCGCTATGAACTCGTTCAGCTGCCAAAATGTTTCCCCagaaaagtttgttttgtatattgtgAAATGAGCACAGATGCTGTCGAAAACACTGCCATGAAAGCAGCTGGCAGAACACGTAACATCAATACCTAATCCACTGGGCGCCGAACCAGAAAGCACCCGCCCACATTGATTTCCTTTCAAAGAGAGATCATTTTCAATCTGGCAAAACTTGCTCTTCGGAGATTTTCGTCATAATTTCTTATTCGGCACAAGCGCAAGGCTCCGCGGCAAAGCTACATTTctaatcaaattaaaaacaaatgaaaggcCTAACGGTTGTTTAATGGTTTGTACCTCCCCCTGTCTATATCTCTCTCAACCCCTCTACCTCAACCCTAAAAGCAGTCCCACTGACAGAATGGAAAATAAGCTCTGCCACTGCACATTAAAATACTTTCACAGCCATTTAGTCGACCGCGAGCAAGACCGAAAACCCCAGCTGGAGGATTCCTGTCGACCCACACATGGCAGGGCACCATACATTgcacatcaaaataaacataaaatgtactATATGAAGACACTCGACCAGTATGAACATATGTGGtatgtgaacattttcaaatgGCAGAAGATCGCTAGCAGACAGTAGATGAAACCTACCAGTTTCGGGGCAGAAGCCGTAGGTTTTGTCGCTGTCGTAGTCCTCAGTAGTGGCGCACCAGCGGTAACCATCATCCCTGCCTTGAGTGGTGCAGCTGTCGTACTTCTCCCCCTGGAAGGTGAAAGGGAATTTGCATGGAGCACCCTCTGCATTTCCACCCAGGGTGAAGAGCACTGTAAAGATACGCAGTGTCATACATATCGGTATGTGCCCGGCGAAGAAGAGAAATTCaaataaaggaaacatttttttttgttttcttttttttacttcaacaCAAAAGCTTGAGCTCCAGCAGAAACAGGCCTCACTCATGTTTCCATCATATAAAACAACTTAGTACATGTGTACTTTGGCAGTTGGTTATAATGGGCGCGTGATCGTGTTAGTACCATGGACAGCAACATaacacagataaacaaaatgtttgacaAAGCCGCATGTTTAAAAGTGGGGCAGTGACTTGGAAAAGAAATGTTCCATAATCCACTCCGAACAAAGACAACACTCTCCTGGCATACTGTTCAACCTACTTTCTTCTCATCCAAACTCAGCAGAGCTGCTTTGGATATAGCGATAGTTTGATATGAAGTACTGCTTTGCCAGTACTGAAGcactgcctttctttctttaccaAACTGCAAAATGCTCAATAAGATGCAAGTAGGGCATGATAACAATGAGGTTACGGTTGCGTGCGGCCACAGAATCGTAAAACTTCACAAACACACGAAGGCAAGATCTGTGAGGAGGCATCTAAAAAGGGGAGTCTTACATTCGTGAGGGCAGAAGCCGTATTTGCCGTCCTCATCAAAGTTGTAAGTGGTGGAGCACCACAGGAAGCCGTCGTCACGGCCCTGAGACGTACAGCTGTTGTACTCGGTGCCCATGAACAGGAAGGGGAATTTACAGAACTCTCCGTCGGCATTGCCAAACTTCACCTTCACCACTGTGAAAAAAAGGATAAAGACTCATAATGAGGCTTTTTCATGGGTAAACTCCTTTACTATAAATCATCATTACCATCAGCCGTTTCTCTGGAACCATAATTTTGCAATTGAGGTTGGGGTTTGTGAAAGGaccaaataaaacaccaaaCGGCATAACGTAAAATCCTCATGATTTGTTatgtaaaagaatgaaaaaggagGCACATTATAAAATACGACAACAGGTCATCTTAGATCTCTgttctgagattttttttttttttggaccacaAGGCAGGAAAAATAGGTTTATAGATTATTTCTGCACAATTATAAATCCATACAAAGGATATGAATAATGGAAAATATCCTGAGCAGAACTATCTGGGTCAATGCTTGTGCAGATACAAATGTGTACAGTGCAACTGAGACTTTTGTTTTCTATTCAGCTTCCAGATGGCTGTGGTTTGTCATATCAAGTGCCAGAAAGTTCACACAAAGTTAAGACAATCAAAACAAAGtatctgaaaaggaaaaaaaaaacggtatcAATGTCAAAAGCTCATCTGACGTCTGTTAAAGATGATAAATCATATAGATcccttttattgctttttaattaCGAACATGCATGTATCTTGAAGCACCGTGATACAAATAATCTATTAATGAACAAATCAGAAACAGTTGGAGTCAACAAAAGAGTAGAGTTTATGCAGcacacttgttttgtttttgtttttttctgtctcctttacCTTGGCCGTCTCCCAGTGTCCACTGCTCGTCATCATCAAAGTGGGAGTCGCCCCCAATTCCTGGCCCAGGGGCAAAGGCGTGAGCCAAGAGGCCATCCTTACCATCAAAGGGGTAGCCGTCTCCGTGCTCTGTTGGGAATATCAgtcaacaggaagaagaagaagaagaaaggagatttaaaacCCGACGTGTGGAGCTACGGCCTACTTCCTGACACGAACcaaagtttgtgtttcacatcATCTGAAGTGgaaagcttttgtttgtgttcctccATAATTACTGGATTATTTCTCAACAGGGTCAGCTCTGGCTAGACGGACTGATATTATAACACTGTGAGTAAATAGCGAATGGTTATTTTAGCTGGAGTGACTGGGATGGCCTGCGTTAAGACCGCAATTCCCACTGTTTTATGAAGTGGCCCTGAAATATAACATGACAGGGTGCGGAGTCACTgcaacaacatgacaacatgtAGGTTATTGTTCCTTTACACTTAATCTACGGGGTAGTGTTCATCTGTTTCCTGGTTATTGGAGTACTTACAACAAAACTCTTTTAACGTTAAAGTGGGACTTCATTTGTGTGCCAAAAACCCAAAGAGAGTTATACTAAGAAGGGTGTTTTGAGGACATATAAGTCTCATTTGTTCATGACTTCATTTTTGAATTTCAGACATTCAAGTgactgcagatgttttttagatgtttttttttccatatgaAATATGGTTTCTATATATTTTCCCCTCTATACACAAGGCATACCATTTCGACCAAAGTTGATCATGATGTCCGCCTCGCCATCCATGATGCGGGTGAAAGTGAGCGGCGTGACATCACTCCAAACTTTGAAGGCCCTGAAGAAAGCGTCGTTGATGACTTCCTCGTCCAGGTCAGGAGTGTGACCCAGGATTCTAGACAGTGTTCAGAGAATACAAATGAGACGggtagagaaaaagaaaagcgacAGCTCTTTGAGTGGTGCGTTTTGCAGCACATGTAGGCCTATCACTAGATCTCCCTTCTCTCCTAAGTATCATGGAAAACGAGTTGGCCAATAACACTCTATGAGTCATCTGCGAAAGTGCTTCCTGAAACAATGTTCATCTGGCCGCAAAGCCTGCTTCTCTGTCTGTCGTTTTCCTAAAAAACAGTCTTAGATttcgtagttgttgttgcctTTGGCATGCAGTCTTCCTCACAAACACGCAGGCAGACGGGCTGGAATGATCAGGACACACAAAGCCGCAGATATAAATAAACTAAGTCCACATTGTTGCAGACCTCAGAgcataatgaaaacaaaggacCTGACACATACTGCGAAGGAATGCTGGTGTTAGCAAGACATGATGAGATGCAAGCGCTTTGGACTGTGTGGATGGGGGTGGGGTGAGCTGGAGTCTGAGGAGCGGGTGGATGAGCTCAAGGGGTCAGGACGGGTCAAGTATTATTTCTCAATGTTTTTCTCAGCCGCTTTGATTTATGGGTGGGAGGGGTCAAGACTTGCAAACATCATCCTGTACAGTGAAGGAGGATGCATCTGAAATGACCCAGTTCTTTCGTAAAACCTATGTGACCTATATGATATCATTATTTAGGCACTAATCTCATCTGAAAACATCCCAGAAATGTGTAGGTACTGATGTTAATTCTCTGACCTGTATGTGATGTCGTTCTTCTGCCACATGGGTTTCCTGTGGAAGAAGTTGTAATTGGCCACATCTGGGACGCCACAGCGGGGCTTTTTCATGATCTCCACAGTTTTGGCATCGATCTCTCCCGTTTCTTGCAGAGCGAAGAActtttgcattttcttcagGGTGTCTTTGAGTACCATAAGGTTACATCTGTCTTGTGGGCATCCATAAAACTTATTCAGATAGTGCTGAGGGGGAGACAAAAGTGGTTTAAAGTAGCGTAAAACTaataatatttacaataaatagAACTACTTCCCTAAAGTTCTTGTGCGTCGTGCGTAAAACCCAAATTCAACACTGCATGACTCGCTTAGATGTATTTTCAcatgcaaaaagcaaaaaaacaaaaaacaaaacaaaaaaactaacagaACTTACCAGAGCAacttctttgtctgtttttggtGTAGTGTCGTCTCCGGGAAACCTGATAATAGGAGAAGGACGCGCATTTGCTACTTGAAAGGCGATGAACTGCagcaaaaacactttaagaacAACCCGACGACAACTAAATATCGTCGGAGACCCCATTTTTCCTCCGCTTAACAGTACTTTAGGTGTGGTGAATGCCGTTCGCTCTGAGCAGCAGTCCTCTAAGCCCCGTCAGTCTGTGTTGCCTCAGCTcctctggagtttttttttttttttttttttttttcctccttaacGGGACATCCTGCGCCTCGGCTCTATgaactttttcagttttgcttgCACATGCACTTTTTCCCCTCGATGCTTTCTGCGCAGTCTCCAGGTTGGGAAAGGGGAGCGAATGGGTGGGGGCCCGCAGAGCGAATACGTGATGATGCACTTGTGGTTACTTTTCTCACTCATCCGTGTCCATACAAGACTAAAAGCTTAAGATGAGAGCAGAGGACGTTTTTgacaaactaacaaaaataaattaaacaccgCCCCAAAAAGTGTAAATTGGTCAAATAACTCAAATGATGCCTGCCAgtcttcctttttgttttgaatgagGGCATGGCCCAGTGTTTAG
The sequence above is drawn from the Mugil cephalus isolate CIBA_MC_2020 chromosome 3, CIBA_Mcephalus_1.1, whole genome shotgun sequence genome and encodes:
- the mmp2 gene encoding 72 kDa type IV collagenase, with translation MGSPTIFSCRRVVLKVFLLQFIAFQVANARPSPIIRFPGDDTTPKTDKEVALHYLNKFYGCPQDRCNLMVLKDTLKKMQKFFALQETGEIDAKTVEIMKKPRCGVPDVANYNFFHRKPMWQKNDITYRILGHTPDLDEEVINDAFFRAFKVWSDVTPLTFTRIMDGEADIMINFGRNEHGDGYPFDGKDGLLAHAFAPGPGIGGDSHFDDDEQWTLGDGQVVKVKFGNADGEFCKFPFLFMGTEYNSCTSQGRDDGFLWCSTTYNFDEDGKYGFCPHELLFTLGGNAEGAPCKFPFTFQGEKYDSCTTQGRDDGYRWCATTEDYDSDKTYGFCPETAMSTVGGNAEGSPCVFPFTFLGDSYDSCTSSGRSDGKMWCASTKSYDDDRKWGFCPDQGYSLFLVAAHEFGHALGLEHSQDPGALMAPVYTFTKDFRLSNDDIKGIQELYGPATGKPLPPTQGPVTPMDICREPVIFDAVAQIRGETFFFKDRFLFRSVNFRSKPNGPMLVATYWPDLPGKIDAAYENPLEEKTVFFSGNEMWVYKADQLERGYPKRLSSLELPTDVQQIDAAFNFRKNQKTYLFAGDKFWRYDEDRKRMDAGFPKLIAESWNGIPDGIDAAFSLNGIDYSYFFKGSHYFKLEDSSLKIVKLGEITKDWLGC